In Populus trichocarpa isolate Nisqually-1 chromosome 7, P.trichocarpa_v4.1, whole genome shotgun sequence, the following proteins share a genomic window:
- the LOC7497759 gene encoding uncharacterized protein At4g37920 isoform X1, translating to MENCCSFMKLNLSSSITKPALFKTTNIFFSSLNDEKLPSTTLKTPLSVSPHRHKTAATQIFKTSFKANSSIANAEVPVEVEVEVEVEVAEGYSMTQFCDKVIDVFLNEKPRVKEWRKYLVFREEWNKYKESFYTRCKTRADRETDPTMKQRLISLASKVNKIDEDMEKHDKLLKEIQDNPTDLNAIVAKRRKDFTGDFFRYLALLSETCDSLEDRDGVARLVAKCMSAVSAFDNTLESLETLDAAQAKFDDILNSSSVDAACEKIKSLAKAKELDSSLILLINSAWAAAKESTSVKNGVKDIMYSLYKAMKSSLRSIAPKEIKLLKHLLNIADPEERFSALAIAFSPGDDHEAKDPYALYTTPKELHKWIKIMLDAYHLNKEDTDIKEAKQMSQPVIIQRLFILKETIEEEYLEKTTFQTRPEGDTKSED from the exons ATGGAGAATTGTTGCAGCTTCATGAAATTGAACTTATCATCTTCCATAACCAAACCCGCTCTATTCAAAACCACCaacatcttcttctcctctttaaatgatgaaaaactacCCTCCACAACTCTCAAAACCCCCCTTTCAGTGTCACCCCACAGACATAAAACAGCAGCCACTCAAATCTTTAAAACCA GTTTTAAAGCAAATAGTAGCATAGCAAATGCTGAAGTGCCTGTGGAAGTGGAAGTGGAAGTGGAAGTGGAAGTTGCAGAAGGGTACAGTATGACCCAATTTTGTGATAAGGTAATTGATGTGTTTTTGAATGAGAAGCCTAGAGTTAAGGAATGGAGAAAGTATTTGGTGTTTAGGGAAGAGTGGAATAAGTACAAGGAAAGTTTCTACACTAGGTGCAAAACAAGAGCAGATAGAGAGACTGATCCAACTATGAAGCAAAGGTTAATTTCACTTGCCTCTAAAGTTAACAAG ATTGATGAAGATATGGAAAAACATGATAAACTTCTCAAGGAGATTCAAGATAACCCAACTGACCTCAATGCAATTGTTGCAAAACGGCGCAAGGATTTTACTGGGGACTTCTTTCGTTACCTTGCTCTTCTTTCAGAAACTTGTGACAGCTTGGAGGACCGTGATG GAGTAGCTAGGCTAGTGGCTAAATGCATGTCTGCTGTCAGTGCTTTTGATAATACATTGGAGAGTTTGGAGACATTAGATGCTGCTCAAGCCAAATTTGATGATATCCTTAACTCTTCTTCAGTGGATGCAGCATGTGAAAAGATCAAAAGCCTGGCCAAGGCAAAGGAACTTGACTCTTCCTTGATCCTATTAATAAATAGTGCTTGGGCGGCAGCAAAAGAATCCACTAGTGTGAAAAATGGG GTTAAAGATATAATGTATAGTTTATACAAAGCCATGAAGAGCAGTCTTAGGAGCATTGCCCCAAAAGAAATAAAGCTCCTCAAGCACTTGCTGAACATCGCAGATCCTGAAGAGCGGTTCTCAGCATTGGCAATAGCATTCTCTCCAGGTGATGACCATGAAGCCAAGGATCCTTATGCTTTATACAC GACTCCCAAGGAGCTGCACAAATGGATTAAGATAATGCTCGATGCATACCATCTCAATAAGGAGGACACTGACATTAAGGAAGCCAAGCAGATGTCTCAGCCCGTAATTATACAAAGGCTGTTCATTCTAAAAGAAACCATTGAAGAAGAATACTTGGAAAAGACAACATTTCAGACGCGACCAGAAGGGGACACTAAGTCAGAGGACTAG
- the LOC7497759 gene encoding uncharacterized protein At4g37920 isoform X2 yields the protein MENCCSFMKLNLSSSITKPALFKTTNIFFSSLNDEKLPSTTLKTPLSVSPHRHKTAATQIFKTSFKANSSIANAEVPVEVEVEVEVEVAEGYSMTQFCDKVIDVFLNEKPRVKEWRKYLVFREEWNKYKESFYTRCKTRADRETDPTMKQRLISLASKVNKIDEDMEKHDKLLKEIQDNPTDLNAIVAKRRKDFTGDFFRYLALLSETCDSLEDRDVDAACEKIKSLAKAKELDSSLILLINSAWAAAKESTSVKNGVKDIMYSLYKAMKSSLRSIAPKEIKLLKHLLNIADPEERFSALAIAFSPGDDHEAKDPYALYTTPKELHKWIKIMLDAYHLNKEDTDIKEAKQMSQPVIIQRLFILKETIEEEYLEKTTFQTRPEGDTKSED from the exons ATGGAGAATTGTTGCAGCTTCATGAAATTGAACTTATCATCTTCCATAACCAAACCCGCTCTATTCAAAACCACCaacatcttcttctcctctttaaatgatgaaaaactacCCTCCACAACTCTCAAAACCCCCCTTTCAGTGTCACCCCACAGACATAAAACAGCAGCCACTCAAATCTTTAAAACCA GTTTTAAAGCAAATAGTAGCATAGCAAATGCTGAAGTGCCTGTGGAAGTGGAAGTGGAAGTGGAAGTGGAAGTTGCAGAAGGGTACAGTATGACCCAATTTTGTGATAAGGTAATTGATGTGTTTTTGAATGAGAAGCCTAGAGTTAAGGAATGGAGAAAGTATTTGGTGTTTAGGGAAGAGTGGAATAAGTACAAGGAAAGTTTCTACACTAGGTGCAAAACAAGAGCAGATAGAGAGACTGATCCAACTATGAAGCAAAGGTTAATTTCACTTGCCTCTAAAGTTAACAAG ATTGATGAAGATATGGAAAAACATGATAAACTTCTCAAGGAGATTCAAGATAACCCAACTGACCTCAATGCAATTGTTGCAAAACGGCGCAAGGATTTTACTGGGGACTTCTTTCGTTACCTTGCTCTTCTTTCAGAAACTTGTGACAGCTTGGAGGACCGTGATG TGGATGCAGCATGTGAAAAGATCAAAAGCCTGGCCAAGGCAAAGGAACTTGACTCTTCCTTGATCCTATTAATAAATAGTGCTTGGGCGGCAGCAAAAGAATCCACTAGTGTGAAAAATGGG GTTAAAGATATAATGTATAGTTTATACAAAGCCATGAAGAGCAGTCTTAGGAGCATTGCCCCAAAAGAAATAAAGCTCCTCAAGCACTTGCTGAACATCGCAGATCCTGAAGAGCGGTTCTCAGCATTGGCAATAGCATTCTCTCCAGGTGATGACCATGAAGCCAAGGATCCTTATGCTTTATACAC GACTCCCAAGGAGCTGCACAAATGGATTAAGATAATGCTCGATGCATACCATCTCAATAAGGAGGACACTGACATTAAGGAAGCCAAGCAGATGTCTCAGCCCGTAATTATACAAAGGCTGTTCATTCTAAAAGAAACCATTGAAGAAGAATACTTGGAAAAGACAACATTTCAGACGCGACCAGAAGGGGACACTAAGTCAGAGGACTAG